Sequence from the Acidobacteriota bacterium genome:
GCGTGGGGCTGTCGCCGGCCGGCGTCCGGGAACTCGTGGAAGCCGGGGCTGAAGTCGTGGTGGAGACGGGGGCAGGCGCGGCGGCGGGCTTCCCCGACGAGACCTATCGCAAGGTCGGCGCTCAGGTGGTCTATTCCCACGAGGAGGTTTTCGGACGGTCGGAGGTCCTCGTCAAGGTGGGTCGCCCGAACCTCCACGACCTCGACCTCATGGAGCCCGGCTCCACGGTCCTGGCCTTCCTCCACTTGGCCGTGGCCGGGGAGGCCTACCTGGCCAAGATGAGAGAGCGGAAGATCACGGCCCTCGGGCTCGAGATCATCCAGGACGCCGACGGCACCCTCCCCATACTCCGGATTTCCTCGGAGATCGCGGGCAAGATGGCCCCCCAGATCGCGGGTCGTTTGCTGGAAACGGGGTCGGGAGGCATCGGGATCCTCCTCGGCGGCGCTCCCGGCATTCCGCCGGCGGACGTGGTCATCATCGGAGGCGGCACCCTGGGCTTCCATACGGCCCGGGCCTTCCTGGGCCTGGGATGCAGCGTCTACGTCCTCGACCTGTCCCAGAAGGTCCTCGAGATGATCGACCGGCGGCTGGGAGGGCGGGTGGTGACGGCCCACGCCACGAAGGAGAACCTCGAGAAGTTCGTGGCCTTCGCCGAGGTCCTGGTGGGCGCCGTGCTGGTCCCCGGAGAAATCGCGCCCATCGTGGTGACCCGGGACATGGTCCAG
This genomic interval carries:
- a CDS encoding alanine dehydrogenase, with translation MGLSPAGVRELVEAGAEVVVETGAGAAAGFPDETYRKVGAQVVYSHEEVFGRSEVLVKVGRPNLHDLDLMEPGSTVLAFLHLAVAGEAYLAKMRERKITALGLEIIQDADGTLPILRISSEIAGKMAPQIAGRLLETGSGGIGILLGGAPGIPPADVVIIGGGTLGFHTARAFLGLGCSVYVLDLSQKVLEMIDRRLGGRVVTAHATKENLEKFVAFAEVLVGAVLVPGEIAPIVVTRDMVQKMRPGSVILDFSFDQGGCVETTRLQGPTGGVFVREGILHFAVPNCPSYVARTSSYALTHALLPFLLSMQDKGMRLALSGWKDLQRGCYVFEGEVVSRYVSKNPADLRKLLGEG